One genomic region from Zalophus californianus isolate mZalCal1 chromosome 14, mZalCal1.pri.v2, whole genome shotgun sequence encodes:
- the FAM222A gene encoding protein FAM222A isoform X1, with protein MLACLQRTQNPPGQHLACPSKSLELRKCETAASSMHSSRYPSPAELDAYAEKVANSPLSIKIFPTNIRVPQHKHLGRTVNGYDTSGQRYSPYPQHAAGYQGLLAIVKAAVSSSGAAAPAGPAKSVLKSAEGKRTKLSPAAVQVGIAPYPAPSTLGPLAYPKPPEAPAPPPGLPAAAATAASVIPLPGRGLPLPPSNLPSIHSILYQLNQQCQAPGAAPAACQAVAGPRPSPAKHGPVPGFPGMAYAAAAGLPDCRKGAELGQGSTAALTLAGATKPAGYADGGLDYLLWPQKPPPPPPQPLRAYSGGTVASKSPEACGGRVYERAGGSPLNCGMGLPTSFTVGQYFAAPWNSVLVTPTSDCYNPAAAAAAVTELGPGAARELAGPPVEALSGLPSKSMCNTAVLSSSLQSLEYLINDIRPPCIKEQMLGKGYETVAVPRLLDHQHAHIRLPVYR; from the exons ATGCTGGCCTGTCTCCAGAGGACCCAGAACCCACCGGGCCAACACCTGGCCTGCCCGAGCAAGAGCCTGGAGCTCCGAAAGT GCGAGACGGCGGCCAGCTCCATGCATTCGTCCCGTTACCCGAGCCCGGCCGAGCTGGACGCCTACGCCGAGAAGGTGGCCAACAGCCCGCTGTCCATCAAGATCTTCCCCACCAACATCCGGGTGCCGCAGCACAAGCACCTCGGCCGCACCGTCAACGGCTATGACACGAGCGGCCAGCGCTACAGCCCGTACCCGCAGCACGCCGCCGGCTACCAGGGCCTGCTGGCCATCGTCAAGGCCGCCGTCTCCTCCTCGGGCGCCGCCGCACCCGCCGGGCCCGCCAAAAGCGTGCTCAAGAGCGCTGAGGGCAAGCGGACCAAGCTGTCGCCGGCCGCCGTGCAGGTGGGCATCGCGCCCTACCCGGCGCCCAGCACTCTGGGGCCCCTGGCCTACCCCAAGCCCCCCGAGGCGCCCGCCCCGCCACCCGGCCTGCCCgcagccgccgccaccgccgcctcCGTCATTCCCCTGCCCGGCCGTGGCCTGCCCCTGCCGCCTTCCAACCTGCCCTCCATCCACAGCATCCTCTACCAGCTCAACCAGCAGTGCCAGGCCCCGGGCGCTGCGCCCGCCGCCTGCCAGGCCGTAGCTGGTCCCCGCCCCAGCCCGGCCAAGCACGGTCCCGTGCCTGGCTTCCCCGGCATGGCCTACGCGGCTGCTGCCGGCCTGCCCGACTGCCGGAAGGGCGCCGAGCTGGGCCAGGGGAGCACGGCAGCCTTGACATTGGCTGGGGCCACCAAGCCTGCAGGGTACGCGGACGGGGGCCTGGATTACCTGCTGTGGCCGCAGAAGCcgcccccaccgccaccccagcCACTGCGGGCCTACAGTGGCGGCACGGTGGCCAGCAAGTCCCCTGAGGCCTGTGGGGGGCGGGTGTATGAGCGGGCCGGCGGGTCGCCCCTCAACTGCGGCATGGGGCTGCCCACCAGCTTCACTGTGGGCCAGTATTTCGCCGCCCCCTGGAACAGCGTGCTGGTGACCCCCACCAGCGACTGCTATAAcccagcggcggcggcggcggcagtcACCGAGCTGGGGCCGGGGGCGGCCCGGGAGCTGGCGGGGCCCCCCGTGGAGGCCCTCTCGGGCCTGCCCAGCAAGAGCATGTGCAACACGGCGGTGCTGAGCAGCAGCCTGCAGTCGCTGGAGTATCTCATCAATGACATCCGGCCCCCCTGCATCAAGGAGCAGATGCTGGGCAAGGGCTATGAGACAGTGGCCGTGCCCCGGCTGCTCGACCACCAGCACGCCCACATCCGCCTGCCCGTCTACAGATAA
- the FAM222A gene encoding protein FAM222A isoform X2: MHSSRYPSPAELDAYAEKVANSPLSIKIFPTNIRVPQHKHLGRTVNGYDTSGQRYSPYPQHAAGYQGLLAIVKAAVSSSGAAAPAGPAKSVLKSAEGKRTKLSPAAVQVGIAPYPAPSTLGPLAYPKPPEAPAPPPGLPAAAATAASVIPLPGRGLPLPPSNLPSIHSILYQLNQQCQAPGAAPAACQAVAGPRPSPAKHGPVPGFPGMAYAAAAGLPDCRKGAELGQGSTAALTLAGATKPAGYADGGLDYLLWPQKPPPPPPQPLRAYSGGTVASKSPEACGGRVYERAGGSPLNCGMGLPTSFTVGQYFAAPWNSVLVTPTSDCYNPAAAAAAVTELGPGAARELAGPPVEALSGLPSKSMCNTAVLSSSLQSLEYLINDIRPPCIKEQMLGKGYETVAVPRLLDHQHAHIRLPVYR, encoded by the coding sequence ATGCATTCGTCCCGTTACCCGAGCCCGGCCGAGCTGGACGCCTACGCCGAGAAGGTGGCCAACAGCCCGCTGTCCATCAAGATCTTCCCCACCAACATCCGGGTGCCGCAGCACAAGCACCTCGGCCGCACCGTCAACGGCTATGACACGAGCGGCCAGCGCTACAGCCCGTACCCGCAGCACGCCGCCGGCTACCAGGGCCTGCTGGCCATCGTCAAGGCCGCCGTCTCCTCCTCGGGCGCCGCCGCACCCGCCGGGCCCGCCAAAAGCGTGCTCAAGAGCGCTGAGGGCAAGCGGACCAAGCTGTCGCCGGCCGCCGTGCAGGTGGGCATCGCGCCCTACCCGGCGCCCAGCACTCTGGGGCCCCTGGCCTACCCCAAGCCCCCCGAGGCGCCCGCCCCGCCACCCGGCCTGCCCgcagccgccgccaccgccgcctcCGTCATTCCCCTGCCCGGCCGTGGCCTGCCCCTGCCGCCTTCCAACCTGCCCTCCATCCACAGCATCCTCTACCAGCTCAACCAGCAGTGCCAGGCCCCGGGCGCTGCGCCCGCCGCCTGCCAGGCCGTAGCTGGTCCCCGCCCCAGCCCGGCCAAGCACGGTCCCGTGCCTGGCTTCCCCGGCATGGCCTACGCGGCTGCTGCCGGCCTGCCCGACTGCCGGAAGGGCGCCGAGCTGGGCCAGGGGAGCACGGCAGCCTTGACATTGGCTGGGGCCACCAAGCCTGCAGGGTACGCGGACGGGGGCCTGGATTACCTGCTGTGGCCGCAGAAGCcgcccccaccgccaccccagcCACTGCGGGCCTACAGTGGCGGCACGGTGGCCAGCAAGTCCCCTGAGGCCTGTGGGGGGCGGGTGTATGAGCGGGCCGGCGGGTCGCCCCTCAACTGCGGCATGGGGCTGCCCACCAGCTTCACTGTGGGCCAGTATTTCGCCGCCCCCTGGAACAGCGTGCTGGTGACCCCCACCAGCGACTGCTATAAcccagcggcggcggcggcggcagtcACCGAGCTGGGGCCGGGGGCGGCCCGGGAGCTGGCGGGGCCCCCCGTGGAGGCCCTCTCGGGCCTGCCCAGCAAGAGCATGTGCAACACGGCGGTGCTGAGCAGCAGCCTGCAGTCGCTGGAGTATCTCATCAATGACATCCGGCCCCCCTGCATCAAGGAGCAGATGCTGGGCAAGGGCTATGAGACAGTGGCCGTGCCCCGGCTGCTCGACCACCAGCACGCCCACATCCGCCTGCCCGTCTACAGATAA